A DNA window from Camelina sativa cultivar DH55 chromosome 17, Cs, whole genome shotgun sequence contains the following coding sequences:
- the LOC104757376 gene encoding uncharacterized protein LOC104757376 isoform X1, whose translation MDYERIEKKSIISPTKLRMKLMGPHNNKKKEGSKSNSNSSRTSPSRLQISDDTEFSKNSLLASQSYSDDDDHNVAVTTTDVEVAKLPNEPVLDLTECDNQATRHRSDGVVKENDQSRPQQQYRKGDLSTASHMMRPQEDENLDYDSNASSSSFEFHRARGERSNQNHGSRAYPSRQMPSKWNDAEKWIMSRQNMVMRKNGQGNRVPVRVVPDNAGYEHNKTRMDSCHYGGNSLIDQSTQSNDLVDTTKVPSHDNTTGGPAIRSVCMRDMGTDMTPIPSQEPSRSVTPVDATTPLRSPTSSVPSTPRGGQQQDSSLSQNQSKNTRRELSEEEEKAKTRREIVALGVQLGKMNIAAWASKEEEENNKKNEVAEEAQKIEFEKRATAWEEAEKSKHNARYKREEIRIQAWESQEKAKLEAEMRRIEAKVEQMKAEAEAKIVKKIALAKQRSEEKRALAEARKVRDAEKAVAEAQYIRETGRIPASGYKLCCGWFS comes from the exons ATGGATTACGAGAGGATAGAGAAG AAGAGCATAATCTCGCCAACGAAGCTGCGGATGAAGTTAATGGGTCCTCACaataacaagaagaaagaaggatcCAAGTCTAACAGTAACTCTTCAAGAACTTCTCCTTCTCGTCTTCAGATTTCAGACGATACCGAGTTCTCCAAGAACAGCTTGTTAGCTTCTCAATCTTATTCTGACGACGACGACCATAATg TAGCTGTTACAACTACGGATGTCGAAGTAGCTAAACTTCCAAATGAGCCAGTTTTGGATCTGACCGAGTGCGATAATCAAGCCACGAGACATCGTTCTGATGGTGTTGTGAAGGAAAACGATCAATCGAGACCGCAGCAGCAATATAGAAAAGGGGACTTGAGTACGGCTTCTCACATGATGAGACCTCAAGAAGATGAGAACCTTGATTACGACAGTAACGCTAGCTCTTCAAGCTTCGAGTTTCACCGAGCTCGTGGCGAGCGTTCGAATCAGAATCATGGCTCAAGAGCTTACCCTTCGAGACAAATGCCATCCAAATGGAATGATGCTGAGAAGTGGATAATGAGCAGACAGAACATGGTGATGAGGAAGAACGGTCAAGGGAACCGGGTGCCCGTGAGAGTTGTGCCTGATAATGCAGGTTACGAGCATAACAAAACTAGGATGGATTCGTGCCACTATGGAGGAAACTCGTTGATCGATCAATCTACACAAAGCAATGATCTtgtggatacaacaaaggttcCATCACATGATAACACAACAG GTGGTCCTGCGATTCGTTCTGTATGTATGAGAGATATGGGAACTGATATGACGCCGATACCGAGTCAAGAACCTTCAAGATCTGTCACACCAGTTGATGCAACAACCCCTCTTCGAAGCCCGACCTCATCTGTCCCTTCTACCCCTAGAGGTGGCCAACAACAGGACTCTTCTTTGTCGCAGAACCAGTCGAAAAACACAAGAAGAGAACTATctgaggaggaagagaaagcgAAGACGAGGAGAGAGATTGTAGCTCTTGGAGTTCAGCTAGGGAAGATGAACATTGCGGCTTGGgcaagtaaagaagaagaggagaacaataaaaaaaatgaagtggCAGAGGAGGCACAGAAGATTGAGTTTGAAAAACGAGCTACTGCATGGGAAGAAGcagagaaatcaaaacataatgCAAG GTATAAGCGTGAGGAAATCAGAATCCAAGCTTGGGAAAGTCAAGAGAAAGCCAAACTCGAAGCAGAAATGCGACGTATTGAG GCTAAAGTTGAGCAGATGAAAGCTGAAGCTGAAGCGAAGATAGTGAAGAAAATAGCCTTGGCTAAGCAAAGGTCAGAAGAGAAACGGGCTTTGGCGGAAGCTAGGAAAGTCCGTGATGCTGAAAAGGCAGTAGCTGAAGCCCAATATATCCGGGAAACTGGTCGAATACCGGCTTCCGGTTACAAGTTATGCTGTGGTTGGTTCTCATGA
- the LOC104757375 gene encoding putative hydrolase C777.06c, whose amino-acid sequence MMDGSIPMENGTVSSDRDGSALIFLGTGCSSAVPNAMCLIQRSDSPCYVCSQSLSIPPERNPNYRGNTSMLIDYCQIDGKHKYIQIDVGKTFREQVLRWFTLHKIPQVDSIILTHEHADAVLGLDDIRSVQPFSPTNDIEPTPIFVSQYAMDSLAVKFPYLVQKKLKEGQEVRRVAQLDWRIIEEDCEKPFIASDLSFTPLPVMHGEDYVCLGFLFGEKSRVAYISDVSRFPPNTEYVISKSGGGQLDLLILDTLYKTGSHNTHLCFPQTLDTIKRLSPKRALLIGMTHEFDHHKDNEYLEEWSKKEGIPVKLAHDGLRVPIDL is encoded by the exons ATGATGGACGGTTCGATTCCGATGGAGAACGGCACCGTTTCATCTGATCGTGATGGATCGGCTCTTATATTCCTCGGAACGGGATGCTCGAGCGCGGTACCTAACGCAATGTGCTTGATCCAGCGATCTGATAGTCCCTGCTACGTTTGTTCCCAGTCGCTCTCGATCCCTCCTGAACGAAATCCTAACTACAG GGGGAATACTTCAATGCTCATTGATTATTGTCAAATTGATGGCAAACATAAATACATTCAAATCGATGTTGGCAAGACTTTTAGGGAACAAGTCCTTCGTTGGTTTACTCTTCACAAGATTCCTCAAGTTGATTCT ATAATTTTGACTCATGAGCATGCTGATGCAGTACTTGGCCTGGATGATATACGTTCTGTGCAACCATTTAGTCCTACGAATGATATTGAGCCTACTCCAATTTTTGTAAGCCAATACGCTATGGACAG CCTTGCTGTGAAGTTCCCGTATTTGGTTCAGAAGAAACTTAAAGAAGGCCAAGAAGTTAGGCGAGTAGCACAGCTGGATTGGAGAATAATTGAAGAAGATTGTGAGAAGCCATTTATAGCTTCAGACTTATCATTCACGCCACTTCCA GTGATGCATGGAGAAGACTATGTATGCCTTGGTTTCCTTTTTGGTGAAAAATCAAGAGTGGCGTATATATCTGATGTATCACGCTTTCCTCCAAACACCGAGTATG TTATATCAAAATCTGGTGGTGGACAATTGGATCTCCTTATCTTGGATACGTTATATAAG ACAGGATCCCACAACACCCACTTATGTTTCCCGCAG ACACTAGACACAATCAAAAGACTGAGTCCGAAAAGGGCTCTTCTAATCGGAATGACTCACGAGTTTGATCACCACAAGGACAACGAGTATCTTGAAGAATGGTctaaaaa GGAAGGGATTCCAGTAAAACTCGCTCACGATGGCTTGAGAGTGCCAATAGACCTATAA
- the LOC104757376 gene encoding uncharacterized protein LOC104757376 isoform X2 has protein sequence MDYERIEKKSIISPTKLRMKLMGPHNNKKKEGSKSNSNSSRTSPSRLQISDDTEFSKNSLLASQSYSDDDDHNAVTTTDVEVAKLPNEPVLDLTECDNQATRHRSDGVVKENDQSRPQQQYRKGDLSTASHMMRPQEDENLDYDSNASSSSFEFHRARGERSNQNHGSRAYPSRQMPSKWNDAEKWIMSRQNMVMRKNGQGNRVPVRVVPDNAGYEHNKTRMDSCHYGGNSLIDQSTQSNDLVDTTKVPSHDNTTGGPAIRSVCMRDMGTDMTPIPSQEPSRSVTPVDATTPLRSPTSSVPSTPRGGQQQDSSLSQNQSKNTRRELSEEEEKAKTRREIVALGVQLGKMNIAAWASKEEEENNKKNEVAEEAQKIEFEKRATAWEEAEKSKHNARYKREEIRIQAWESQEKAKLEAEMRRIEAKVEQMKAEAEAKIVKKIALAKQRSEEKRALAEARKVRDAEKAVAEAQYIRETGRIPASGYKLCCGWFS, from the exons ATGGATTACGAGAGGATAGAGAAG AAGAGCATAATCTCGCCAACGAAGCTGCGGATGAAGTTAATGGGTCCTCACaataacaagaagaaagaaggatcCAAGTCTAACAGTAACTCTTCAAGAACTTCTCCTTCTCGTCTTCAGATTTCAGACGATACCGAGTTCTCCAAGAACAGCTTGTTAGCTTCTCAATCTTATTCTGACGACGACGACCATAATg CTGTTACAACTACGGATGTCGAAGTAGCTAAACTTCCAAATGAGCCAGTTTTGGATCTGACCGAGTGCGATAATCAAGCCACGAGACATCGTTCTGATGGTGTTGTGAAGGAAAACGATCAATCGAGACCGCAGCAGCAATATAGAAAAGGGGACTTGAGTACGGCTTCTCACATGATGAGACCTCAAGAAGATGAGAACCTTGATTACGACAGTAACGCTAGCTCTTCAAGCTTCGAGTTTCACCGAGCTCGTGGCGAGCGTTCGAATCAGAATCATGGCTCAAGAGCTTACCCTTCGAGACAAATGCCATCCAAATGGAATGATGCTGAGAAGTGGATAATGAGCAGACAGAACATGGTGATGAGGAAGAACGGTCAAGGGAACCGGGTGCCCGTGAGAGTTGTGCCTGATAATGCAGGTTACGAGCATAACAAAACTAGGATGGATTCGTGCCACTATGGAGGAAACTCGTTGATCGATCAATCTACACAAAGCAATGATCTtgtggatacaacaaaggttcCATCACATGATAACACAACAG GTGGTCCTGCGATTCGTTCTGTATGTATGAGAGATATGGGAACTGATATGACGCCGATACCGAGTCAAGAACCTTCAAGATCTGTCACACCAGTTGATGCAACAACCCCTCTTCGAAGCCCGACCTCATCTGTCCCTTCTACCCCTAGAGGTGGCCAACAACAGGACTCTTCTTTGTCGCAGAACCAGTCGAAAAACACAAGAAGAGAACTATctgaggaggaagagaaagcgAAGACGAGGAGAGAGATTGTAGCTCTTGGAGTTCAGCTAGGGAAGATGAACATTGCGGCTTGGgcaagtaaagaagaagaggagaacaataaaaaaaatgaagtggCAGAGGAGGCACAGAAGATTGAGTTTGAAAAACGAGCTACTGCATGGGAAGAAGcagagaaatcaaaacataatgCAAG GTATAAGCGTGAGGAAATCAGAATCCAAGCTTGGGAAAGTCAAGAGAAAGCCAAACTCGAAGCAGAAATGCGACGTATTGAG GCTAAAGTTGAGCAGATGAAAGCTGAAGCTGAAGCGAAGATAGTGAAGAAAATAGCCTTGGCTAAGCAAAGGTCAGAAGAGAAACGGGCTTTGGCGGAAGCTAGGAAAGTCCGTGATGCTGAAAAGGCAGTAGCTGAAGCCCAATATATCCGGGAAACTGGTCGAATACCGGCTTCCGGTTACAAGTTATGCTGTGGTTGGTTCTCATGA
- the LOC104757374 gene encoding pentatricopeptide repeat-containing protein At1g09900-like — translation MLNLRVNRILRRPLIRCLPCSISNDDASFSTTSSKNPGFSHVPEIGAVSYQEDEHLGELRQLGFVKSSALNATSVGEPEFGEIPNPRFDEIDELGEDEEEELDEDGGTSGEERDDDLAVLKSVRKIPQSREENGRFDVEEDESRHPLVREIGRLIGLRSSWNPKHEAQMRNLLRSLKPSQVCSVLRSQDDERVALKFFYWADRQWRYRHDPMVYYSMLEVLSKTKLCQGARRVLVLMKRRGIYRSPTAFSFVMVSYSRAGQLRDALKVLTLMQRAGVEPDLLICNTTIDVFLRANRLEKALRFLERMQVVGIVPNVVTYNCMIRGYCDLHRVEEAIELLEDMPSKGCLPDKVSYYTIMGYLCKEKRIVEVRDLMKKMAKEHGLVPDQVTYNTLIHMLTKHDHADEALWFLCDADEKGFRIDKVGYSAIVHALCKEGRMSEAKDLINEMLSKGHCPPDVVTYTTVVNGFCRLGEVDKAKKLLQVMHTHGHKPNTVSYTALLNGMCRTGKSLEAREMMNMSEEHWWSPNSITYSVIMHGLRREGKLSEACDVVREMVRKGFFPGPVEINLLLQSLCRDGRTHEARKFMEECLNKGCAINVVNFTTVIHGLCQNGELDAALSVLDDMYLINKHADVFIYTTFVDALGKKGRISEATELMKKMLHKGIDPTPVTYRTVIHRYCQMGKVDDLVAILEKMILRQKCRTVYNQVIEKLCGLGKLEEADKLLGKVLRTASIADAKTCYVLMEGYLKKGLPLSAYKVACRMFNRNLIPDVKMCEKLSKRLVREGAGNDNYMLLYILLLSHNLQIQNEGTRLSHSVSSDGFLL, via the exons ATGTTGAATTTAAGGGTTAATCGGATTCTTCGTAGACCCTTAATTCGATGTTTACCTTGCTCAATCTCTAACGATGATGCATCTTTCTCGACAACTTCATCGAAAAATCCTGGCTTTAGTCATGTTCCGGAGATTGGAGCAGTTTCTTATCAAGAAGATGAACATTTAGGAGAGTTGAGGCAATTGGGTTTCGTAAAGTCATCAGCTTTGAATGCTACGAGCGTTGGTGAACCTGAATTCGGAGAGATTCCAAACCCTAGGtttgatgagattgatgaattgggagaagatgaagaagaagaactagatGAAGATGGTGGAACAAGTGGCGAAGAGCGTGATGATGATCTCGCTGTTCTGAAATCGGTTAGGAAGATTCCTCAATCACGAGAAGAAAATGGTAGATTCgatgtggaagaagatgaatctaGGCATCCTTTGGTGAGAGAGATAGGTAGGTTAATTGGTCTCAGGTCATCTTGGAACCCAAAGCATGAAGCTCAGATGAGGAATCTTCTGAGGAGTCTTAAACCATCACAAGTCTGTTCTGTTTTACGCTCACAGGACGATGAACGTGTTGCTCTTAAGTTCTTCTACTGGGCAGATCGTCAATGGCGGTATAGGCATGATCCCATGGTGTATTACTCCATGCTTGAAGTTCTTAGTAAGACTAAACTGTGTCAAGGTGCTAGGAGAGTTCTCGTTCTGATGAAGCGTAGAGGTATATATCGAAGCCCTACAGCGTTTTCGTTTGTAATGGTATCGTATAGTAGGGCAGGTCAGCTTAGAGATGCGTTGAAGGTGTTGACTCTTATGCAGAGAGCTGGCGTTGAACCTGATTTGTTAATTTGCAATACAACTATTGATGTTTTCTTGAGAGCGAATAGGTTGGAGAAAGCTTTACGGTTTCTAGAACGTATGCAGGTTGTTGGTATAGTGCCGAATGTGGTGACTTATAATTGTATGATTAGAGGTTATTGTGACTTGCATCGAGTTGAGGAGGCAATTGAACTACTAGAGGATATGCCTAGTAAAGGATGTTTGCCAGATAAAGTTAGTTACTATACGATAATGGGATATCTTTGTAAAGAAAAACGGATTGTGGAAGTGAGAgacttgatgaagaagatggcgAAAGAGCATGGTTTGGTGCCGGATCAAGTCACTTACAATACTCTAATTCATATGCTCACAAAACATGACCATGCAGATGAGGCTCTTTGGTTTCTATGCGATGCTGATGAAAAAGGTTTTCGGATTGATAAGGTGGGTTATAGTGCTATAGTTCATGCATTGTGCAAAGAGGGAAGAATGTCTGAGGCTAAAGATCTCATCAATGAAATGCTGTCGAAAGGACATTGTCCACCTGATGTAGTAACTTATACTACAGTTGTTAATGGCTTCTGTCGTTTGGGAGAGGTCGACAAAGCTAAAAAGCTTCTTCAGGTTATGCACACACATGGACATAAACCAAATACTGTGTCATACACAGCTCTGTTAAATGGGATGTGCCGAACAGGGAAATCATTAGAGGCAAGAGAAATGATGAACATGAGCGAAGAGCACtggtggagtccgaattccattACTTATAGCGTAATTATGCATGGGTTGCGAAGGGAAGGGAAACTGTCTGAGGCCTGTGATGTGGTAAGAGAGATGGTACGAAAAGGTTTTTTCCCTGGCCCAGTTGAAATCAACTTATTGCTCCAGAGCCTTTGTCGGGATGGGAGAACACATGAGGCCAGAAAATTCATGGAGGAGTGTCTGAACAAGGGTTGTGCTATTAATGTCGTGAATTTCACTACAGTGATTCATGGTTTATGTCAGAACGGTGAGCTAGATGCTGCTCTCTCAGTGCTTGATGACATGTACCTGATCAACAAACACGCAGATGTCTTTATATATACTACTTTTGTTGATGCGTTAGGAAAAAAAGGTAGAATATCAGAAGCAACGGAACTTATGAAGAAGATGCTTCATAAAGGTATAGATCCTACCCCTGTTACATACAGGACTGTCATCCATCGATACTGCCAAATGGGAAAAGTTGATGATCTTGTGGCTATATTGGAGAAGATGATATTGAGGCAGAAATGCAGGACGGTTTATAATCAAGTCATTGAGAAGCTTTGTGGTCTGGGAAAGCTCGAGGAGGCAGACAAACTTTTGGGAAAGGTTCTGAGGACAGCTTCAATAGCTGATGCTAAGACATGTTACGTACTTATGGAAGGCTATCTTAAGAAAGGTTTGCCTCTGTCAGCATATAAAGTGGCCTGTCGGATGTTTAACCGCAATCTGATACCTGATGTTAAGATGTGTGAGAAGCTTAGCAAAAGACTGGTTCGAGA AGGTGCTGGAAATGATAACTACATGCTGTTGTATATTTTGCTTCTTAGTCACAACCTCCAGATCCAAAACGAAGGAACTAGGCTCTCACACTCCGTTAGCAGTGATGGATTTCTTCTTTGA